A single genomic interval of Fibrobacter sp. UWT2 harbors:
- a CDS encoding Ig-like domain-containing domain yields the protein MKFSLLKYGAVVAGLVSALLVACATQVAPSGGPEDKLPPRVAGVYPAPYTTNHPNELMVKLEFDEWINASIPRSAVSISPPIDKKLRFEVSGKTLVLSSRAVLDTGTTYTITFAGGIKDLHGNALAKPFQVVFSTGAIIDSLTVSGRVLVNQAMARKKEYPSIGLFLLGEDRASKHYLEKYRDTTTKEISKEPQLLKEPPLYVTRADSAGHFTLTGLKAGHYRVVAFVDGNGNQKIELSTEQVGLWTGDLNLTAETTDTLWIAVADMDTTKLELESVNQPFANVLEASFTRGVYFDSAFADTANCHLTSPENKKLYPKLVYLGASSSRPQFYFDPAPKSEVLYKFVCDAAKDSLFRPLDTLRNEVEWEWKKMEADTLPPKVSGVKTNSKAKSLFPDDSLIVYFNKPKLDSLTETFYIAINKDTTQVQVKQLDPVRFAVEKTAPWQTDMSVNFLMGYMDTTLAAADSNGKRDTVIELKYTKLQKFETVSKLKLAKLKGRIPNANPKTMVRLLSAETNQYYQQYCNADGSFSFGDLVEGNYLMDYYFPEEGKDLPDAGSVEPLRYGSAWRAISDTLKVKNGENALDSLVKEIPAL from the coding sequence ATGAAGTTTTCGTTGTTGAAATATGGTGCCGTTGTTGCTGGCTTGGTGTCGGCTCTGTTGGTGGCCTGCGCCACCCAGGTGGCGCCTAGTGGCGGCCCTGAAGACAAGCTGCCGCCGCGTGTAGCGGGCGTTTACCCTGCGCCGTATACAACGAACCATCCGAACGAACTCATGGTGAAGCTGGAATTCGACGAGTGGATTAATGCGTCGATTCCTCGCAGTGCAGTTTCGATTTCGCCACCTATCGACAAGAAATTGCGTTTTGAAGTGAGTGGTAAAACGCTCGTGCTTTCGTCGCGGGCGGTACTTGATACGGGTACTACTTACACGATTACTTTTGCCGGTGGTATCAAGGACTTGCACGGCAACGCCTTGGCGAAGCCTTTCCAGGTGGTGTTCTCGACGGGTGCGATTATCGATTCGCTGACGGTTTCTGGCCGCGTGCTGGTGAACCAGGCGATGGCCCGCAAAAAGGAATACCCGAGTATCGGCCTGTTTTTGCTGGGCGAAGATCGAGCCTCTAAGCATTACCTTGAAAAGTATCGCGACACCACGACTAAGGAAATCAGCAAGGAACCGCAGCTGCTGAAGGAGCCTCCGCTGTACGTGACTCGCGCCGACAGTGCTGGCCACTTTACGCTTACGGGCCTTAAGGCGGGGCATTATCGCGTGGTCGCCTTTGTAGATGGTAACGGAAACCAGAAAATTGAACTTTCCACGGAACAGGTGGGTCTCTGGACGGGCGACTTGAATCTGACTGCCGAAACGACCGATACGCTGTGGATTGCCGTCGCCGATATGGATACCACCAAGCTGGAACTGGAATCGGTGAACCAGCCTTTTGCGAATGTGTTGGAAGCTAGCTTTACCCGTGGCGTGTATTTCGATTCTGCCTTTGCAGATACGGCCAACTGCCATTTGACTTCTCCCGAAAACAAGAAACTTTATCCGAAGCTGGTTTACTTAGGTGCAAGTTCCAGTCGTCCGCAGTTCTACTTTGATCCGGCCCCCAAGAGTGAAGTCTTGTACAAGTTCGTGTGTGACGCCGCAAAGGACTCTCTGTTCCGCCCGCTGGATACTCTGCGCAACGAAGTGGAATGGGAATGGAAGAAGATGGAAGCCGATACATTGCCGCCTAAAGTTTCTGGCGTAAAGACAAATTCCAAGGCAAAGTCGCTGTTCCCGGATGATTCCTTGATCGTGTACTTTAACAAACCGAAACTGGATTCGCTGACGGAGACTTTCTACATCGCCATCAACAAGGACACGACCCAGGTGCAAGTCAAGCAACTTGACCCGGTACGCTTTGCCGTCGAAAAGACCGCTCCTTGGCAAACCGATATGTCGGTGAATTTCTTGATGGGTTATATGGATACGACGCTGGCCGCTGCCGATAGCAACGGAAAGCGCGATACGGTAATCGAACTCAAGTACACGAAACTGCAAAAGTTTGAAACGGTAAGCAAGCTCAAGCTCGCGAAGCTGAAGGGAAGAATTCCCAATGCGAATCCGAAAACCATGGTGCGCCTGCTTTCTGCTGAAACGAATCAGTATTATCAGCAATACTGCAATGCTGACGGAAGCTTTAGCTTTGGCGACCTTGTAGAAGGCAATTACCTGATGGATTATTACTTCCCCGAAGAAGGCAAGGATTTGCCCGATGCGGGCTCTGTAGAACCGCTGCGTTACGGATCGGCTTGGCGTGCCATTAGCGATACGCTCAAGGTCAAGAACGGCGAAAATGCGTTGGATAGTTTGGTAAAAGAAATCCCTGCGCTGTAG